A region from the uncultured Holophaga sp. genome encodes:
- the bshC gene encoding bacillithiol biosynthesis BshC, which produces MAPPPAIITGQQIGAGWTPALSVVKALTALAEARRTGARALYWLADEDHDRHEVAATCGLQAGRLLRHRFRFAAPPGTATGWLPWEAQQQREAEQLWGQVPLPQSPDLRGHALALGRPLWELGLEPFSPTDPAVRMPIQSELERWRSLGLEANLAAQAERLAAEGAPLPLDPSAQAAWFSLDPATGLRQRLEQGEPCPRGCWLSPGAALRPLMQSLLVPVEGVVLGPAERAYWRLTEPLWERVGLQPPRIIPRPTVHLLPPGLDLELSDLERIRLGDWTALALDPPPLPSQTLPLPTPDPAWAPPLAERFRHELERTRARLGRLDRRVLRDAAAARLGMDPERLRQALFPFGRPQERVLPGIQWLREPELLQRILAGLETGAPVLTIPHQQPG; this is translated from the coding sequence ATGGCGCCACCCCCAGCCATCATCACCGGGCAGCAGATCGGAGCCGGATGGACGCCGGCCCTCTCCGTGGTCAAGGCCCTGACGGCCTTGGCCGAAGCGCGACGTACCGGTGCGAGGGCGCTCTACTGGCTGGCCGACGAGGATCATGATCGCCACGAGGTGGCGGCCACCTGCGGCCTGCAGGCGGGACGCCTCCTGCGTCACCGCTTCCGCTTCGCAGCTCCGCCCGGCACCGCCACGGGCTGGCTCCCCTGGGAGGCCCAGCAGCAGAGGGAGGCAGAGCAGCTCTGGGGCCAGGTCCCCCTTCCACAGAGTCCCGACCTCCGAGGCCATGCCCTGGCCCTGGGTCGCCCTCTCTGGGAACTGGGCCTGGAGCCCTTCTCTCCCACCGACCCCGCAGTCCGGATGCCCATCCAGTCCGAGCTCGAACGCTGGCGATCCCTGGGACTGGAGGCGAACCTCGCAGCCCAGGCGGAGCGCCTTGCAGCAGAGGGTGCCCCCCTGCCCCTGGACCCCAGCGCCCAGGCAGCCTGGTTCTCTCTGGATCCTGCCACCGGCCTGCGGCAGCGTCTGGAGCAGGGCGAGCCCTGCCCCAGGGGTTGCTGGCTGAGTCCTGGCGCCGCCCTCCGCCCCCTCATGCAGTCCCTCCTGGTCCCGGTGGAAGGCGTGGTCCTGGGCCCCGCCGAGCGGGCCTACTGGCGACTGACCGAACCCCTCTGGGAGCGGGTGGGCCTCCAGCCTCCCCGGATCATCCCCCGCCCCACGGTCCACCTGCTCCCCCCCGGCCTGGATCTGGAGCTCTCCGACCTGGAGCGGATCCGGCTCGGGGACTGGACCGCCCTGGCCCTCGACCCCCCTCCCCTCCCCAGCCAGACCCTTCCCCTGCCCACTCCCGACCCCGCCTGGGCACCGCCCCTGGCCGAGCGTTTCCGGCATGAGCTGGAGCGGACCCGGGCCCGCCTTGGCCGCCTGGACCGCCGGGTGCTCCGGGATGCGGCCGCAGCCCGCCTGGGGATGGACCCCGAGCGCCTGCGCCAGGCCCTCTTCCCCTTCGGGCGCCCCCAGGAGAGAGTCCTGCCCGGCATCCAATGGCTCAGGGAGCCCGAGCTCCTCCAACGCATCCTGGCGGGCCTGGAGACCGGCGCCCCCGTCCTCACCATCCCCCACCAGCAGCCCGGGTGA
- the metF gene encoding methylenetetrahydrofolate reductase [NAD(P)H]: protein MRPGLSIEFFPPQTPEGMEKLRGVRSQLAVLQPAFFSVTFGAGGTTRERTFDAVREITAEGFNAAPHLSCIGSSRQSIREILQDYRAAGICRIVALRGDLPSGMVELGEFRHANELVAFIREETGDHFHIEVAAYPEWHPQARHPQDDLAAFVLKAKAGADSAITQYFFNADAYFHFVDRVRAAGVDLPIVPGIMPIGSFSRLARFSDACGAELPRWMRREFEGLSDDTAAIRELGLELVTRLCERLLAGGAPGLHFYSMNQAGLTLEICRRLGWA, encoded by the coding sequence ATGCGCCCAGGTCTTTCCATCGAGTTCTTCCCTCCCCAGACCCCCGAGGGCATGGAGAAGCTGCGGGGTGTGCGCAGTCAGCTGGCGGTGCTCCAGCCCGCCTTCTTCTCCGTCACCTTTGGCGCGGGCGGCACCACGCGCGAGCGCACCTTCGACGCGGTCCGGGAGATCACGGCGGAAGGCTTCAACGCCGCTCCCCACCTCTCCTGTATCGGCTCCTCCCGGCAGAGCATCCGGGAGATCCTGCAGGACTACCGGGCCGCGGGCATCTGCCGCATCGTCGCCCTGCGGGGAGACCTGCCCTCAGGCATGGTCGAGCTGGGCGAGTTCCGCCATGCCAATGAACTGGTGGCCTTCATTCGCGAGGAAACGGGGGACCACTTCCACATCGAGGTCGCCGCCTACCCTGAATGGCACCCCCAGGCCCGCCATCCCCAGGACGATCTGGCGGCCTTCGTGCTCAAGGCCAAGGCCGGGGCCGACTCGGCCATCACCCAGTATTTCTTCAACGCGGACGCCTACTTCCACTTCGTGGACCGGGTGCGGGCCGCCGGGGTCGATCTGCCCATCGTGCCTGGGATCATGCCCATCGGCAGCTTCTCCCGGTTGGCCCGCTTCTCGGATGCCTGCGGGGCGGAGCTGCCCCGCTGGATGCGCCGGGAGTTCGAGGGGCTGAGCGATGACACCGCCGCCATCCGGGAGCTGGGGCTGGAGCTCGTGACGCGACTCTGCGAGCGTCTTCTGGCCGGGGGGGCCCCGGGGCTCCACTTCTACTCCATGAACCAGGCTGGCCTGACTCTGGAAATCTGCCGACGGCTGGGCTGGGCCTGA
- a CDS encoding YhjD/YihY/BrkB family envelope integrity protein: MQAKGVETDLGRVCDRCRAGLSTVRIIVVEAFSAFGRNDDLRQASSLAFYTALALIPAMLLLTFVLGWGIGTSPRALKRTTEVIHQVMPDFGSVILREVGAIARNKRGLGIINIALLLWSLTPLVSAFRGVLNHVFKVRPARPVWITKFMDLGISLLVILGTAVLASLSMVVGFLSKLPVPLVSASSMRGFSLYLLVVGLLLLLYRAFAPRMKLAHLLAGALTTATLWFLLKPCFTLFLMHNPGYGLAFGSFKSLFILFIWIYYSMAVLLLGAEVMAALSRKDMLLLKHFLDGKVGPSRFGHHRFLIRVPEGEVFFREGESGREMFYLLRGRVAILRGQEEIAFMEAGDFFGEMGLLLGQRRSATAMALEACECVLVSEQSLDTLMREFPDLVREMLTEMASRLRLMDERLGGTPSGPA; encoded by the coding sequence TTGCAGGCGAAGGGCGTGGAGACGGACCTGGGGAGGGTCTGTGACCGGTGCAGGGCTGGCCTCTCGACGGTGCGTATCATCGTGGTGGAGGCTTTCAGTGCCTTCGGTCGGAACGATGATCTCCGGCAGGCTTCTTCTCTGGCCTTCTACACGGCGCTTGCCCTCATTCCCGCCATGCTTCTCCTCACCTTCGTGCTGGGTTGGGGCATCGGGACCTCCCCCAGGGCCCTGAAGCGGACTACGGAGGTGATCCACCAGGTCATGCCGGATTTCGGGAGTGTGATCCTCCGGGAGGTGGGGGCCATTGCCCGCAACAAGCGCGGACTGGGGATCATCAACATCGCCCTCCTGCTCTGGAGTCTCACTCCCCTGGTGTCGGCCTTCCGGGGCGTTCTGAACCATGTCTTCAAGGTCCGTCCGGCCCGGCCTGTCTGGATCACCAAGTTCATGGACCTGGGGATTTCTCTTCTGGTGATCCTGGGGACGGCGGTGCTGGCCAGCCTGAGCATGGTCGTCGGATTCCTCTCCAAGCTTCCGGTGCCGCTGGTCTCCGCCTCCTCCATGCGGGGTTTCAGTCTCTACCTGCTGGTCGTGGGTCTGCTCCTGCTGCTCTACCGGGCCTTCGCCCCGCGCATGAAACTGGCCCACCTGCTGGCGGGCGCCCTGACGACGGCGACCCTCTGGTTCCTGCTCAAGCCCTGCTTCACGCTTTTCTTGATGCACAACCCGGGCTACGGTCTCGCCTTCGGCTCCTTCAAGTCCCTGTTCATCCTCTTCATCTGGATCTACTACTCCATGGCGGTGCTCCTCCTGGGGGCGGAGGTGATGGCGGCCCTCAGTCGCAAGGACATGCTCCTCCTCAAGCACTTCCTCGACGGGAAGGTGGGGCCCTCGCGCTTCGGTCACCATCGCTTCCTGATCCGGGTGCCGGAGGGGGAGGTCTTCTTCCGGGAGGGGGAGAGCGGGCGGGAGATGTTCTACCTCCTGAGGGGCCGGGTGGCCATCCTCCGGGGACAGGAGGAGATCGCCTTCATGGAGGCCGGGGACTTCTTCGGCGAGATGGGTCTTCTGCTGGGGCAGCGGCGCTCGGCCACCGCCATGGCACTGGAGGCTTGCGAGTGTGTCCTGGTCAGTGAGCAGAGCCTGGATACCCTCATGCGGGAGTTTCCGGACCTGGTGCGCGAGATGCTGACCGAGATGGCCTCCCGGCTCAGGCTGATGGATGAGCGCCTTGGAGGTACTCCGTCAGGGCCCGCTTGA
- the bshB1 gene encoding bacillithiol biosynthesis deacetylase BshB1 produces the protein MTTDPSSPLDLLVLGAHPDDAEVHVGGILALASDRGLRCAILDVTSGDLGTRGTPELRREEALAAARLLGVQRHILDFPDARFDERERYRIAVMEQYRALRPRVVILPHPEDHHPDHRRIHRIGREAAFYAGLRNYPCQGEPFRPSALAWVGGVNPPTPPDLTVDVSGVWERRMAAFDAFGSQFTQNPDLPPTRIAHPAFRRGIEGRAMHWASLRDCAFAEGLWCEKPVAPALIELLTRLS, from the coding sequence ATGACCACTGATCCCTCCTCCCCTCTCGACCTCCTCGTCCTCGGGGCCCACCCTGACGACGCCGAGGTGCATGTGGGCGGCATCCTGGCCCTGGCCTCGGACCGCGGCCTGCGCTGCGCCATCCTGGATGTCACCTCCGGGGACCTGGGCACCCGGGGCACCCCGGAGCTCCGCCGCGAGGAGGCCCTGGCCGCCGCCCGGCTCCTGGGGGTCCAGCGCCACATCCTGGACTTCCCCGACGCCCGCTTCGATGAGCGTGAGCGCTACCGGATCGCCGTGATGGAGCAGTACCGGGCCCTGCGGCCACGGGTCGTCATCCTGCCTCATCCCGAGGACCACCACCCGGACCATCGACGCATCCACCGCATTGGCCGGGAGGCGGCCTTCTACGCAGGCCTTCGCAACTATCCCTGCCAGGGAGAGCCCTTCCGCCCCTCCGCCTTGGCCTGGGTCGGGGGGGTGAACCCCCCCACCCCGCCGGACCTCACCGTGGATGTCTCGGGGGTCTGGGAGCGGCGCATGGCCGCCTTCGACGCCTTCGGCAGCCAGTTCACCCAGAACCCCGACCTGCCCCCCACCCGCATCGCCCACCCGGCCTTCCGCCGGGGCATCGAAGGCCGGGCCATGCACTGGGCCAGCCTTCGGGACTGCGCCTTTGCAGAGGGGCTCTGGTGCGAGAAGCCGGTGGCCCCGGCCCTCATCGAACTCCTGACAAGGCTCAGCTGA